Within Ficedula albicollis isolate OC2 unplaced genomic scaffold, FicAlb1.5 N02805, whole genome shotgun sequence, the genomic segment CACAGGGATGAGTGAGGCTGGGACATGGAGACCCCCAAGCACAGCCCCTTGTGCCCCACACCCCTCCAAGTGCCCACCTTTCTGGAGGGGACTCCAGCTGCTGAAGAACTGCCAGTAGGTCCTTTTGGTTGCGTTGCCAGCCAGCCCATGGATGGAGGTCACAAAGGGACCCAGGTTTGTCTTCTTTGTCTTGAAGCTGCCAGCAAAGGGAATGGGCTCAGTCATGGCTGGGTGGATGCAAacccctccccttctccccagcctCTGTTTCTCACCAAAAGATGTCgggtttctctttctttgccaCTTTCATCACCCGCAGCAGTGTGGAGTTCTCTGGGACACACACCGAGATGGAGTAGTGGAAGTAATTCTTCATTGTGTTGGTGATGGAGAACTGCACCGTGATGGGAGCTGTGGGTGGGGAGAGCAGCATGTGggcacctggcacagcccacctggcacagggcaggagtgTCATTCCCACGGGGCTGGCTCCTGGTTGGAACCCCGATTGTCCCCAGCATTGGTGTCAGGGGCAGCTGTTGGCTCAGGGCCATTCCATTGTggcagcactgccccacctACCTATGTTCAGGTAGGACTTGTCCACGAGGGGAGGCAGCACCTGGGCCATGGCCGTGGGATCCTGGTAGTCGTGGTTGCAGACCACGCTGAAGGCCTGGGCACGGTCCCACTTCCGAGGGGCGTAAAACTCACCCGAGGTCTCCAGAGCCTGCGGAGGAGGTGGAaggtggcacaggcagcctggcagcagaacTGTGAGcccacagcccctctccatacctgcagggccagccccaTGCTGGAGATATTCCCGATCATGCCATGCCTCCTCTCTTGCTCATCCAGGAAACCATTGGTCACCTTGTTTAGTGCGTCGTGGATCAGATTCTGCTTGTCTGTGTGGTTGTAGGCACACACCAGCGCCAGTACCGCCATGGCCCGGGTGTCTGTGGGATCCTGGTGTCACTGCCAGCGCCACAGAGACACCTCTGGGAGCATGGGGGACACAGGGCGGGGATGGAGGGTTCCCTTACCCACATCAAGGGAGCTCCTGgacttcagcagctcctcagccacaGCCTTGACTGCATCGTCGTTGTCGTATTCCTTCACCAGGCACAGGGCCAGGATGTCCAGGCTCTCATTGTACCAGGTGATCTCTGCAAGGCAAAGAGGGGTGAGCTGATGGGGTGCAGCGTGGGTGACACGCCCCAGTCCCCCCAGTCCTTCCCTCATGTCCCTGTGTACCTTTTCTGCTGATCTCCTcattcattttctccttcaggaTGGGGACCAGGTGGATGGTCTTCCCCGTGGCATGGACGCAGTGGgggtcctggcaggaggagaggagggcaAGGACATACAGAGCCACCTGTCCCGAGGTCATGTCTGAGGGGACAAGAGGACGGAGTGGTTTGATGGGACATGGTATCCCGAGAGCTGGCGGTGCCGAGCCTGCAGTTTGGAGTTGGCTGGGATCAGGTGcaccccctcccctgccctgggttctcctcctgtcccttccccacCTGTCTGGGCTCTCTCCACTGCATCCTTCTTTatctcctggagcagccagctgTGGACGTGGCCGTGGGTGGCTCCAGCCAGGTTCATGgccagcaggatgctggggTTCGGTGGTTTGTCAAACTTGACGGATTCCTCCATGCGGTGCAGCAGCTTCTGGacctggcaggggcagggatcTGCAG encodes:
- the LOC107603331 gene encoding uncharacterized protein LOC107603331 yields the protein MPSIAYSMGILLALAGATVTQGCGECHSSCSGSADTPVTLQGDEWMTHRAPADLPSAAQGCQAADPCPCQVQKLLHRMEESVKFDKPPNPSILLAMNLAGATHGHVHSWLLQEIKKDAVERAQTDMTSGQVALYVLALLSSCQDPHCVHATGKTIHLVPILKEKMNEEISRKGTQGHEGRTGGTGACHPRCTPSAHPSLPCRDHLVQ